Proteins from a single region of Leuconostoc gasicomitatum LMG 18811:
- the gntK gene encoding gluconokinase, producing MEYMIGVDLGTTATKAVLFDDQNQVVTTVSKAYPLYRDLPDMAEEDLDEIFDALMDALHDIVREAHFKKEDVVAAVSFSSAMHSLIAFDENWQPLTRVITWADTRAVKYTEKLKESGIGDEIYKKTGTPIHPMAPLSKILWLQAEHPDIYNRAAHYLGIKEYLFHRLFGTNKMDISLASGTGLFNIFNLDWDEQALKVTGVHKKQLPTPVEPYEYETEMATEYAVITGLPSSTPFVYGAGDGPLSNLGVNAVKPGVAAITIGTSGAIRVVSDQPVIDPKGRTFTYALDKDHWVIGGPVNNGGDVFRWARDNMFDAEKSTAALLGTDAYDLMTQIASRVPAGSEGLIFHPYLGGERAPIWDANARGSFFGLNHAHTRAHMLRAVLEGITFNIYMVSLALEEVVGDLKSIQATGGFARSPLWRQMFADIFEQPVTVPEAFESGALAAVIMAQKALGKIDDLYEIEKYVGHSNTYQPMPENFDAYRELAPIFIRLSRQLQTEYENIANYQRKHAK from the coding sequence ATGGAATATATGATTGGCGTCGATTTAGGTACAACAGCGACAAAAGCAGTTTTATTTGATGATCAGAATCAAGTTGTGACAACTGTTAGCAAAGCATATCCGTTATACCGTGACTTACCAGATATGGCTGAAGAAGATTTAGATGAAATCTTTGATGCGCTAATGGATGCCTTGCATGACATTGTGCGTGAAGCCCACTTTAAGAAGGAGGATGTGGTTGCTGCCGTCTCATTTTCATCGGCTATGCATTCATTGATAGCATTTGATGAGAATTGGCAACCATTAACTCGTGTTATTACATGGGCTGATACACGTGCTGTAAAGTACACAGAAAAATTAAAAGAATCGGGTATTGGTGACGAAATTTATAAAAAAACCGGGACACCAATTCACCCCATGGCACCTTTATCAAAAATACTATGGTTGCAAGCAGAACACCCTGATATTTATAATCGTGCCGCACATTACTTAGGGATCAAAGAATATTTGTTCCACCGCTTGTTTGGTACAAATAAAATGGATATTTCTTTGGCTTCAGGCACTGGCTTGTTTAATATTTTCAATCTTGATTGGGACGAACAAGCCTTAAAAGTTACTGGTGTGCATAAAAAACAATTACCAACACCAGTTGAGCCATATGAATATGAAACTGAAATGGCGACAGAGTATGCTGTGATTACGGGCCTACCAAGTAGTACACCATTTGTTTATGGTGCAGGTGATGGCCCCTTATCTAATTTAGGTGTTAATGCGGTTAAACCTGGTGTTGCAGCAATTACGATTGGAACGTCGGGTGCTATTCGCGTCGTTTCAGATCAACCGGTGATTGATCCAAAAGGTCGGACATTTACTTATGCTTTGGATAAGGACCATTGGGTAATTGGCGGTCCTGTTAACAATGGTGGGGATGTCTTTCGATGGGCGCGCGACAATATGTTTGATGCCGAAAAATCAACGGCTGCTTTGCTTGGAACGGATGCTTACGATTTAATGACACAGATTGCTTCGCGTGTTCCTGCGGGTTCTGAAGGTTTGATTTTTCATCCCTATTTAGGTGGCGAGCGTGCACCCATTTGGGATGCAAACGCTCGTGGCTCATTCTTTGGTTTAAATCACGCACATACACGAGCACACATGTTGCGAGCAGTTCTTGAAGGTATCACATTTAATATTTATATGGTTAGCTTAGCGTTAGAAGAAGTTGTTGGTGATCTCAAGTCAATTCAAGCAACTGGTGGATTCGCACGCTCACCATTGTGGCGTCAAATGTTTGCTGATATTTTTGAACAACCTGTTACTGTGCCAGAAGCGTTTGAGTCTGGGGCGTTAGCTGCAGTGATTATGGCACAAAAAGCTTTGGGAAAAATTGATGACTTATACGAAATTGAAAAGTATGTTGGTCATTCAAATACTTATCAACCAATGCCTGAAAATTTTGATGCCTATCGTGAATTAGCGCCTATTTTCATTCGTTTATCTCGACAGTTACAGACTGAATATGAGAATATTGCAAATTATCAAAGAAAACATGCTAAGTAA